Sequence from the Amaranthus tricolor cultivar Red isolate AtriRed21 chromosome 16, ASM2621246v1, whole genome shotgun sequence genome:
tagTCATAAAATATACTGCCAGCAAACTAAAGataaaagttgtattatttataGAAAACTAAGAATAAATGTTTTGATACATAAGAAAGTAATCTAAAAgtgaaatattattaatatatatttcctccattttctaatgttcttttcATTTAGAATATTCCACCTTAAAGAGAGAAActtgattaatgtttttgacacatatttagaaaataaaatacgtCCATATAAGATCTCgttaaattcgtcttaatatacactttttattatatattttttataattttttattttgtatatttagtGATATTAAGGTTCAAATatttactttgaaaaatatACAGAACGTAagcaaaaagaacaaaaaaaatagaggaatatcaatttttcctaaaaataatactccctcctattcattttaaaacactatttatttatcacttttaaattatatttattattaatctataagtcaAAATATAGTTccgtgaaattttatttgattcatttcaatgtACAGTTTATTAATATctgttttttacaatttttatttatatataattaaatatattaaaaattaaataattgtatTTGATAGAGTACATAAACCAAATTAAATACTTAGGATAAATAAGAGGAGGGAGTAAAAAAATTACCTGATGAAAGCCAGGTTGTTTAGTAAGAGGAACACCAAGTTCAGCAACACAAGCAGAAACTTTCTCATCAGACCCATAAAAATGATGGTATCTCTCAATACAACCATCCATAATCTTCACTAATTCCCAAGCTAACCCATAACTTATTGCAAACCCGCCACCACCAAACCCGGTTTCATACCCGTGCATTACATCCTGCTCCACACTCTCACTCGGAGCCCCGATATAAAACATCTCTCTGTAATCATATTTTGACAATACATTCACCAAATTCTCTGTAAAAAATACCGTATCATCATCTCCCATTACAAACCATTTTATTCCGGGTAATTTTTGATCGAAACTATCCGTTATTATCCGGGCTATCCGATCAGAATCCTGGTGGTTTTTACTCGACCCGGGTTTTATCCTACGCCGACCCGAGATCCGAATAGGGGGGAGGTTCGGGTTTTGTTTGATGGGttttggtggtggtggtggatcGTCGTCTAACCAGATAAACCCTCGGGTTTTGTTTGGGACCCACCAGAGTTGGGAATATGCTTGCCGGGTTTCCCATGTTTTGGAAGACCCGCCAAGCCCGAATTGGATGTGAGTTAGTAGTGTCGGGCCTGGGTCCGGGTCGGAGAGATTGCAGCAAGAAGAGGGTGATGAGAAAAAAGAAGAGTGGGAATAAGGGAGAGAAGAGAAAGTGATTAGGAGAGcaaaaatagaaagtaaaaataatgaacataaaaTTAAAGTTGATTTGACAAAACGGTTGGTGTTGGTGTTGGTGTTGGTGTTTTCATAGATGAAGGTTTTGATGGAGGTTTTCATAttcatatttagtttttaacgGAGGTTTTTGGTTATGGAATGGAATTGAGGAGAATAATTTGGACTTTCAAAAGATTTGGCCTAAAAAAGAGGTTGAAGTTGAATTTTGCATTTTAGAGTGTGATATAGTACTAGGTGTCAAACTTTGTCCCCTTTTAAGAGTCAaccaaaaaaactaaattaacccgatccttaaacatcgccactctttttattttatcgtcatatcctaatgaaattacgaatttgcccctaaactttaaaaaattacgaatttgccactggatttaaaatttcttatatatattcCAGTCACACTAAATAACTCCTTTATCacaatcaaaaaacaaaattacaacataaaatttttggagcaaaaactaagaaattcaatccgcaaacaattaatcgaggtaattttttattcgaatcgtattattttaattttttttttgagccgCGGTCCAGCAGCGGTTTTCCTGcgacttcattttttttcttttttttgaataataattattaatttttatttatattattattgttattattattattattgttattattattattattattattattattattattattattattattattattattattattattgcgattgttattattattattattaaatttttatttttgttttaattattatatttaatttatttttttaaatattattattattattattattattattattattgttattattattattattattattattattattattaacttttttatattcttttaaatattatttgtattatttttgctggtgatgttgttgttgttgtagttattgttattattagtaaatttttctttaattttatttttaaatattatttttgttattatgttgtgattattattattgtttgtgttattgttgttatgattattattaatgttattatttttgttattattattattatgattattgtcaatttagaaaattaattacaatgataataataataataataataataataataataataaatatgttcttacattatatttgttgataatgattacttaatattgttgttgttaattaattattgtcttttgttcatgtggttaatttaaagtaacttttgattatgtttatttattaataatagttaattgaattatcaaaaattgtagtaaatggctggtaatcaaggaaaatgaaagagtttttttagacacttgttgagcggtaatagttctaggcctaccctgCTCAGAGGGGAacctcatgagaggggggtaacgggttctgctaggagggctaggcaggaagaggctgtcagacacagtgaggcccaacggtcgAATAGGCGAAACCAAGTGTGTGCtcgttttgatgaccaggctagcagcctccagagtagttgggaggtttctagtgatgatgatgctgatgatgttgagTACTTAAGCGATGTTGTTCACCCATTGGACTGGACTGTTGTCCGGGGGTCCGACAGAAGATTCGCACGTCCCTGCCCTAGTTCTTCAGGCGCATCTGAGCACATTTGAGCCgcagctgctccaaggcatagatagatacgtggcgatataaaggtctaaagaaatgttgTCGCAACAACTTTGCTACATAAATCATGGATTCCTATAGAgcttgtcggatcctggcttgctggTTTGTAATCTGTTCGTGTGCCCTTTTgaacagggtatcaaatgagctattaccgctaccaaggtaatacttgaaagaagagtgttggctttcaactctgctgatagtttggttacccatgtgtaaacattAATTCGTCCACGCatgcacaaatttctctctaaatggaatccatgttccagccaaataccgaacgacctttttgttcctaaccgaccacgtagtCACGATCGATTGCCATCTCTGTTCAAATTCAtcgattgtagaactttcaaccaaggggttccatctacttttcctgaatacctgcccttgttgatttcttttcccgccacacaacttgtccaccatgttctcaacgtcgtttgcaatatgccaaatgcataacaaatgccgcacatctacattaaacacaacattgaacgtaattaagacatattcaatagatagaccgacaataattaatcaacaaaacctttttacttgggaagacgtcacgaatagctgcagataaaccttcatctcgatcggttacaatgacgctaggagtctgagctgtgccgaaaatatctctcaatccctgcaacacctacgaatacgacacagccgcctcatctcgcgtcaaacagaacgcaaccaggaagttgtgattggttggggtcattccgatcacttcacacagtggtcacttttgtttgtttgttttgtacgttgtatctatcaatacaacatacggccacgtacgtatcatttggatagaggtaggatttgcaactaataatctgctcaatttcccttcgctatccaagtctgtccaaaccacgtaattaagttccgtggccatataaagacagtgttgaaggggagtcctaccctccattttttctctccttattgattacctaaaattatatatctgattcatactagtaaaaaaaccaggaaaattttctctaatagaagtcatgataaaggTCGGTTGCACTAAGCTATCGTATGTGCttccgaatatctacattgatcctatttagccttacatgaccatctctgtacactaagaacgggtggttatgtcttcctttttcaccaggagaCACCCTTACCGttcaaggtctttctcctggtttacgactacttgctacaatcaaaaatttatacccacaacttctacttttagaaccaggtcgggcagtattatctaaattatgtaaatcacccctaatattaccatagtgatgacatcttaaatacacattaacgctagaacgtccttctttttgtttataagaagcacgtgtaaattgaaaaccaattgttattgctatcgcatcggcccaactatgtaattcatctaaggaatcaaatttcctatccgtaacaaagctacaaGAGTAATCTATGTTGtcttctaagttttcaaagtcctgcaaatttgaaatatgaaacaaactatacattaggtcattaaaaaattatacatacaaacattaataataaaaacattcaataataaataaaaataataaattactttaataatttacttaaataattaatattaaaatgataacaatacaaaaaatataataaaaaaattgtaataataataaaacaaattaatattaaataataagaaaataataataataataataatgataataataataataataacattaataataataataataataataataataataacaacattaataataataataacaacattaataataataataataacaataataataataataataataataataataataataataataataacattaataataataataataataataataataataataataataataataataataataataataataacaataataataaaaaaaatacaaatagtattattaaaaataataatttactaagacgtataataatttaaataataatgtaaataaaaaaaagtcgcACAAAAACAGCGAAGGGACCACGGTTcaatcgcacaaaacgtgcgactggaccactgttcagtcgcacattttgtacGACTGAACCACGGTTCACTCGCCCAGTTTTTgcgactttttaaaaaaaaaaaaatacaccgaTTTAAATTGGTTAAAGTGCGTACCggatccgattcatagtcgctttcgttagccatagttaaaCGATTTCAActaacagcttgtttaaaatcgaagaacgtttttagagagatagtaccgtgtttgaattcgtatatcataCAAGGGCACGtctaaaaattcaatatatatatggtcgcgataaaaatgttcgAGATTAAAGTtaaaatagtgttattaagtgtgatTCACATTTGTTAAGCAAGTTTTAAGTCCAAtggcaaaatcgtaattttttaaagttcaggggcaaattcgtaatttcattgagggggtggcgataaaatgaaaagggtggcgatatttAATAACACCCCTAAATTAATTAGGAACAATTACTATTGTAGTATTCTTAAAGAATAGTGGTTGTTCCAACGACCATTTTTGTTGAGGggttcacatttttattttctcattaatttgtattaatttggcTATTTAATCTATATATCTAATACGTCTTTTAAAAAGACCGTCTTGCACAGCAATTTGTGTTTTTCCAATTGT
This genomic interval carries:
- the LOC130802952 gene encoding uncharacterized protein LOC130802952; protein product: MNMKTSIKTFIYENTNTNTNTNRFVKSTLILCSLFLLSIFALLITFSSLPYSHSSFFSSPSSCCNLSDPDPGPTLLTHIQFGLGGSSKTWETRQAYSQLWWVPNKTRGFIWLDDDPPPPPKPIKQNPNLPPIRISGRRRIKPGSSKNHQDSDRIARIITDSFDQKLPGIKWFVMGDDDTVFFTENLVNVLSKYDYREMFYIGAPSESVEQDVMHGYETGFGGGGFAISYGLAWELVKIMDGCIERYHHFYGSDEKVSACVAELGVPLTKQPGFHQLDIRGDPYGLLAAHPVAPLVSLHHLVNAKPLFPGENQLDSIKRLIRAYHVDPGLTLQQSFCYDRKHKWSISISWGYTAQLYPSLLPPKVLSMPLQTFHTWRSGSDGPFVFNTRAMKDDPCEWPIIFYFKQVKGIGDGKTISTYKRVAPADGKECLQPAYKLAMSVEQMTVSASKTAPDKWKKALRRECCEIQNKLATDKNMTITIRSCKPRESIYI